The Brachyspira hyodysenteriae ATCC 27164 genome includes a window with the following:
- a CDS encoding site-2 protease family protein, whose amino-acid sequence MVYEIFSNKLSIGIISYVVFIISASTHEYSHAKTAFMFGDRTAMREGRLTLNPLAHIDILGSVVLPIIAAVTGIPVIGWMKAVPVNPNNFNNFERDQALVSFAGPFANLMIATVSFIIMKILTFTTDGTFIIYKIIMFLEQNNNGLSNFMINALPIILTMLFMFYMINIMLMFFNLLPFPPLDGGWILRFFLSPKGKDTYDKIYPYGFLILYALLFFGILRTILAFIQTISQHLLGKSINIIFSI is encoded by the coding sequence ATGGTTTATGAAATATTTTCTAACAAACTTTCAATAGGCATCATATCTTATGTTGTATTTATAATATCAGCAAGCACACATGAATATTCTCATGCAAAAACCGCATTTATGTTCGGCGATAGAACAGCTATGAGAGAGGGCAGACTTACTCTCAATCCTTTAGCACATATTGATATATTAGGAAGTGTAGTTCTTCCAATAATTGCAGCAGTTACAGGTATTCCGGTTATAGGCTGGATGAAGGCAGTTCCTGTTAATCCTAATAATTTTAATAATTTTGAAAGAGATCAGGCTTTAGTATCATTTGCCGGTCCTTTTGCTAATCTTATGATAGCAACTGTATCATTTATCATAATGAAAATATTAACATTTACTACAGACGGCACTTTTATAATATATAAAATAATAATGTTTTTAGAACAGAATAATAATGGCTTATCAAATTTTATGATCAATGCTTTGCCTATAATATTAACAATGTTGTTTATGTTTTATATGATTAATATAATGCTTATGTTTTTTAATTTATTGCCTTTTCCTCCATTGGACGGAGGCTGGATATTAAGATTTTTCCTCTCTCCAAAAGGTAAAGATACTTATGATAAAATATATCCTTATGGATTTTTAATACTTTATGCATTGCTTTTCTTTGGAATATTAAGAACTATATTGGCATTCATACAGACTATATCACAGCATTTATTAGGAAAGAGTATTAATATTATATTTTCTATATAA
- a CDS encoding amino acid ABC transporter ATP-binding protein, whose product MIKVRNLHKQFGKLEVLKGIDVDIAKGEIIAVIGPSGSGKSTFLRCLNRLEEPSQGDIIINGKNIMDKGTDINLMRQELGMVFQHFNLFPHKTVMQNITLAPMKVKKVSKENAEKKAIELLNKVGLVDKKDVYPSKLSGGQKQRIAIARALAMEPDIMLFDEPTSALDPEMIKEVLDVMIELAREGMTMIIVTHEMGFAKNVATRILFMNDGKILEDEKPDEFFSNPKHDRVKDFLYKVLNH is encoded by the coding sequence GTGATTAAGGTTAGAAATTTACATAAACAATTCGGAAAATTGGAAGTACTTAAAGGTATAGATGTTGATATTGCAAAAGGAGAAATTATCGCTGTAATAGGACCTTCAGGAAGCGGTAAATCAACATTTTTAAGATGCCTAAACAGACTTGAAGAACCTTCTCAGGGTGATATTATTATTAATGGTAAAAATATCATGGATAAGGGTACTGATATTAATTTAATGAGGCAGGAACTTGGAATGGTGTTTCAGCATTTCAATTTGTTTCCTCATAAAACAGTTATGCAAAATATCACTTTAGCCCCTATGAAAGTAAAAAAGGTTTCAAAAGAAAATGCTGAGAAAAAAGCTATAGAACTTCTTAATAAAGTAGGATTGGTTGATAAAAAAGATGTTTATCCTAGCAAGCTTTCAGGGGGACAGAAGCAGAGAATAGCTATAGCAAGAGCTTTGGCTATGGAGCCTGATATTATGCTTTTTGATGAGCCTACTTCTGCATTGGATCCTGAGATGATTAAAGAGGTTTTAGATGTTATGATAGAGCTTGCAAGAGAAGGCATGACTATGATAATTGTTACTCATGAAATGGGTTTTGCTAAGAATGTTGCTACTAGAATACTCTTTATGAATGACGGAAAGATACTTGAAGATGAAAAACCTGATGAGTTCTTCTCTAATCCTAAGCATGATAGAGTTAAAGACTTCTTGTATAAGGTATTGAATCATTAA
- a CDS encoding amino acid ABC transporter permease produces the protein MLEYLELLKLIFISNERYIYVIKGLLFSVGTTACATVIGIILGILVALLQLSEFYPFKNSKKLRDFNPLSKLAFWYVNILRGTPVVVQLMIWANVIFVDNLRDTPILIIAAIAFGINSGAYVAEIIRAGIQSLDKGQMEAARALGMNYSMSMKEIIIPQAIKKILPPLVSEFIALLKETSVVGFIGGVDLLRSANIITSQTYRGVEPLIAVGIIYFILTSVFAMIMKKVEEGLRESD, from the coding sequence ATGCTTGAATATTTAGAACTTCTAAAGTTAATATTCATATCAAATGAGCGATACATTTATGTCATAAAAGGATTATTATTTTCTGTAGGAACAACAGCTTGTGCTACAGTGATAGGTATTATATTAGGTATATTAGTTGCATTACTTCAGCTTTCAGAATTCTATCCATTTAAAAACTCTAAAAAATTAAGAGATTTCAATCCTTTGTCAAAGTTAGCATTTTGGTATGTAAATATTTTAAGAGGTACTCCTGTTGTAGTACAGCTTATGATATGGGCTAATGTCATTTTCGTTGATAATTTAAGAGATACTCCTATACTCATTATAGCAGCTATTGCCTTTGGAATAAACTCCGGAGCTTATGTAGCTGAGATTATAAGGGCTGGTATACAAAGTTTGGATAAAGGACAAATGGAAGCTGCAAGGGCTTTGGGTATGAATTATTCTATGTCTATGAAAGAAATCATAATACCTCAGGCCATAAAAAAAATACTTCCTCCTCTTGTAAGCGAGTTTATAGCATTGCTTAAAGAGACTTCTGTTGTCGGATTTATAGGCGGAGTTGATTTGCTTAGATCTGCCAATATCATTACAAGCCAAACATATAGAGGAGTTGAGCCTTTAATTGCTGTTGGTATAATATATTTTATACTTACTTCTGTATTTGCTATGATTATGAAGAAAGTAGAGGAGGGTTTGAGAGAAAGTGATTAA
- a CDS encoding basic amino acid ABC transporter substrate-binding protein produces the protein MFKNNIVKILAALSIVLVLFISCQKKEEKNKLYVGTNAEFVPFEYREGDKIVGFDMDLIAEAAKLIGKEIEIVDMQFDGLLPALEAKKIDIIAAGMTATEERKKFVNFTDPYYESKQTILVHSDNKDIYGFDSLEGKNVGVVLGYTGDLIVSEMSNVNVQRYSATSEAVIALKSQKVDAVVLDSEPAKQYFNQNNDLKLVISLTDEVSSEEYAIAMRKEDTELLAQMNEALKTLKENGTYDALISKYFGE, from the coding sequence ATGTTTAAGAATAATATTGTAAAAATACTTGCAGCTTTATCAATAGTTTTAGTTCTATTTATAAGCTGTCAAAAGAAAGAAGAAAAAAACAAACTATATGTAGGCACTAATGCTGAATTTGTACCTTTTGAATATAGAGAAGGTGATAAAATCGTTGGTTTTGATATGGATTTAATAGCAGAAGCAGCTAAATTAATAGGTAAAGAAATAGAAATAGTAGATATGCAATTCGACGGACTTCTTCCTGCTTTAGAAGCTAAAAAAATAGATATCATTGCTGCTGGTATGACAGCTACTGAAGAGAGAAAAAAATTTGTTAATTTCACAGATCCTTATTATGAATCTAAACAAACTATATTAGTTCATAGTGATAATAAAGATATTTATGGATTTGATAGTTTAGAAGGTAAAAATGTTGGTGTTGTATTAGGTTATACAGGTGATTTAATTGTAAGCGAGATGTCTAATGTAAATGTTCAGAGATATAGTGCTACATCAGAAGCTGTAATAGCTTTGAAAAGCCAAAAAGTAGATGCTGTAGTTTTAGATTCTGAACCTGCTAAACAATATTTTAATCAAAATAATGATTTAAAATTAGTTATTAGCCTTACAGATGAAGTAAGCAGTGAAGAGTACGCCATTGCTATGAGAAAAGAAGATACAGAACTTCTTGCTCAAATGAATGAGGCTTTAAAAACACTTAAAGAAAACGGTACTTATGATGCTTTAATAAGCAAGTATTTTGGGGAATAA
- a CDS encoding LemA family protein has translation MRGSAVAVIFIIVNIIAISIFMIVSTTSIKESILTEEKLSRESLDSIIDTYYKKNIASENYYNAVSVIPKIDIYVLHSLSNYIERIKSIEADSTLIEKPLTFQEYQYVQARITENINKINYTARNYPVLRTNLNYISAVNEMRPIIEDEKKYISAYNDHVLEYNRLTTTPPSSIVAGIMGKFPFLKFETGTNIIAQTSHMFQ, from the coding sequence ATGAGAGGTTCTGCGGTAGCAGTAATATTTATTATAGTGAATATAATAGCTATCAGCATATTTATGATAGTATCCACTACTTCAATAAAAGAATCTATATTAACAGAAGAAAAATTATCTAGAGAATCATTAGACTCTATAATAGATACTTATTATAAAAAAAATATAGCCTCAGAAAATTATTATAATGCAGTATCTGTAATACCAAAAATAGATATATATGTTTTGCATTCTCTAAGTAATTATATAGAAAGAATAAAATCAATAGAAGCGGATTCTACTTTGATAGAAAAACCATTGACATTTCAAGAATATCAATATGTACAGGCAAGAATAACTGAAAATATAAATAAAATTAATTATACAGCTAGAAATTATCCGGTATTAAGGACAAATCTTAATTATATATCTGCTGTAAATGAAATGCGTCCTATAATAGAAGATGAAAAAAAATATATATCTGCTTATAATGATCATGTATTAGAATATAATAGGCTTACAACAACTCCGCCTTCAAGCATAGTGGCAGGCATAATGGGTAAATTTCCATTCTTAAAATTTGAAACAGGTACTAATATTATAGCACAAACTTCACATATGTTTCAATAA
- a CDS encoding substrate-binding domain-containing protein: MNDNVKELKSLKRVTQKEIAKRLGISRTTVARAINGSEFIKEETKSKILELASELNYEKNYIGSSLANQKEKVVYCLIADSFNEFYTKEIIRGLNTVQKEYSVYNYNLKIIPTEIHSPDKQVETLKNILKEDNIDGLIITPLNRDIIHNILKPYFGKINIISIGTRLSENIPHVGPNHIKQGSIVAGIVSNLLRDNEKLLIIDNGDDNISSGMYLEGFLQRIKDTNIDTIGPIYCGNIEDSIHTIKKICHKEDIKGIYINRYAQEIYDMIDKNILKGKKIVTHGMAESIKNLIKSGIISFTVMEGVFMEGYNAGKIMFEMIYKKNVSVNWEVSDSKIIFLENLQN, encoded by the coding sequence ATGAACGATAACGTAAAAGAATTAAAAAGCCTCAAAAGAGTAACACAAAAAGAAATAGCCAAAAGACTTGGAATAAGCAGAACAACTGTAGCAAGAGCAATAAACGGAAGCGAATTTATTAAAGAAGAAACGAAATCTAAAATATTAGAATTAGCATCTGAATTAAATTATGAAAAAAACTATATAGGAAGCTCTTTAGCAAATCAAAAAGAAAAGGTAGTGTATTGCCTTATAGCTGATTCTTTTAATGAATTTTATACAAAAGAAATAATACGAGGACTTAATACCGTTCAAAAAGAATATTCTGTATATAACTATAATCTAAAAATCATTCCTACAGAAATACATTCTCCTGATAAACAGGTAGAAACTTTAAAAAATATCTTAAAAGAAGATAATATAGATGGATTAATAATAACTCCGTTAAACAGAGATATAATACACAATATACTAAAACCTTATTTTGGTAAAATTAATATAATTTCTATAGGAACAAGATTGTCTGAAAATATACCGCATGTAGGTCCTAATCATATAAAACAAGGCTCCATAGTAGCAGGAATAGTTTCTAATCTTTTAAGAGATAATGAAAAACTTCTTATTATAGATAATGGAGATGATAATATTTCTTCAGGAATGTATTTAGAAGGTTTCTTGCAAAGAATAAAAGACACTAATATAGATACTATAGGCCCTATTTACTGCGGAAATATAGAAGACAGCATACATACTATAAAAAAAATATGCCATAAAGAAGATATTAAAGGAATTTATATTAATAGATATGCTCAGGAAATTTACGATATGATAGATAAAAACATATTAAAAGGCAAGAAAATAGTTACTCATGGTATGGCAGAAAGCATAAAAAACTTAATAAAATCAGGCATAATATCATTTACTGTTATGGAAGGCGTATTTATGGAAGGTTATAATGCCGGAAAAATAATGTTTGAAATGATATACAAAAAAAATGTGAGTGTTAATTGGGAGGTATCAGATTCTAAAATAATATTTTTAGAGAATTTACAAAATTAA
- the rplS gene encoding 50S ribosomal protein L19: MDQQIRLVEAKYKKEAILPFEIGDTVKVWVKIIEGDRERLQAYEGTVISIRGKGINKSFIVRKISYGVGVERIFLLNSPRIDHVDIIRKAKVRRAKLYYLRNKVGKKARLVERLGVKIPKHSDLIKNTTEENASAAEENNSSSAE, encoded by the coding sequence ATGGATCAACAGATAAGATTAGTAGAAGCAAAATATAAAAAAGAAGCCATATTACCTTTTGAAATAGGTGATACAGTAAAAGTTTGGGTAAAAATTATCGAAGGCGATAGAGAAAGATTACAGGCCTATGAAGGTACTGTTATTTCTATTCGCGGAAAAGGAATTAATAAAAGTTTCATTGTTAGAAAAATATCTTACGGTGTAGGTGTTGAAAGAATATTCTTATTGAATTCTCCTAGAATAGATCATGTTGATATCATAAGAAAAGCTAAAGTAAGAAGAGCTAAACTTTACTATCTTAGAAATAAAGTTGGTAAAAAAGCTCGCTTAGTAGAAAGATTAGGCGTAAAAATACCAAAACATTCAGATTTAATTAAAAATACTACTGAAGAAAATGCTTCAGCAGCAGAAGAAAATAATTCTTCTTCAGCAGAATAA
- a CDS encoding sulfide/dihydroorotate dehydrogenase-like FAD/NAD-binding protein, producing the protein MGYKIVAREQWSEKVFMMKVVAPDIAKHRKAGNFIIFRLDEKGERVPLTIADADPEAGTITIVTQSIGYSTTKLMGLKVGDEIMDIIGPLGQPTHIEKKDGIVLGVGGGVGIAPLHPIVEAHHKAGNKVISILGARDKSLIIMEDMMKKISDEVLICTDNGSYGEKGLVTDMITRIYERGEKISEVIAIGPAIMMKFVALLTKKYNLPTVVSLNPIMIDGTGMCGCCRVKVGDQTKFACVEGPEFDGHLIDFDLLMKRQAMYKKEEHECNLKLAN; encoded by the coding sequence ATGGGATATAAAATTGTTGCCAGAGAACAATGGTCAGAAAAAGTTTTTATGATGAAAGTAGTAGCTCCTGATATTGCTAAACATCGTAAAGCCGGCAATTTTATCATATTCAGATTAGATGAGAAAGGTGAAAGAGTACCTCTAACTATAGCTGATGCTGATCCAGAAGCTGGTACTATTACTATAGTTACTCAAAGTATAGGATATTCAACTACTAAGCTTATGGGACTTAAAGTAGGAGATGAAATAATGGACATTATAGGACCATTAGGTCAGCCTACTCATATAGAAAAAAAAGATGGAATAGTTTTAGGTGTAGGCGGTGGCGTAGGTATTGCTCCTTTACATCCTATAGTAGAAGCTCATCATAAAGCTGGAAATAAAGTTATATCTATATTGGGTGCTAGAGATAAATCACTTATCATTATGGAAGATATGATGAAAAAAATATCTGATGAAGTTCTTATCTGTACTGATAATGGAAGTTACGGAGAAAAAGGTCTCGTAACTGATATGATTACTAGAATATATGAAAGAGGCGAAAAAATTTCTGAAGTTATAGCTATAGGTCCTGCTATTATGATGAAATTTGTTGCTTTACTTACAAAAAAATATAATCTTCCTACAGTTGTTAGCTTAAACCCTATTATGATAGATGGTACAGGTATGTGCGGATGCTGCAGAGTAAAAGTAGGAGATCAAACTAAATTCGCTTGTGTTGAAGGCCCTGAATTTGACGGACATTTAATTGACTTCGATCTTCTTATGAAAAGACAGGCTATGTACAAAAAAGAAGAACATGAATGTAATTTGAAATTAGCTAACTAA
- a CDS encoding LEA type 2 family protein gives MIKKITVIISILSMLFVLSSCETLQSSAREITRSYIEEHKPDIKAKSAKISSVTLQDITLTTLFEIKNNLDFEVPIDKVKIDLINTSGKTFATATSVETLKIPANQARDINLDFKAKYLDVFTTAFDAIKSKSFKCDAKITLTFTVYGMKFEFPYTKELTFTE, from the coding sequence ATGATTAAGAAAATAACTGTTATAATTTCTATATTGTCAATGCTATTTGTATTGTCTTCATGCGAAACACTTCAATCATCAGCAAGAGAAATAACAAGAAGCTACATAGAAGAACATAAACCTGATATAAAAGCAAAAAGTGCTAAAATATCAAGTGTAACATTACAAGATATCACCCTAACTACTCTTTTTGAAATAAAGAATAATTTAGATTTTGAAGTTCCTATAGATAAAGTTAAAATAGACCTTATTAATACTTCAGGAAAAACTTTTGCAACAGCTACTTCTGTAGAAACATTAAAAATACCTGCAAATCAGGCAAGAGATATTAATTTAGATTTCAAAGCAAAATATTTAGATGTATTTACAACAGCTTTCGATGCTATAAAATCAAAATCTTTTAAATGTGATGCTAAAATAACTTTAACATTCACTGTATATGGAATGAAATTTGAATTCCCTTATACTAAAGAATTGACATTTACAGAATAA
- a CDS encoding guanido phosphotransferase, with protein MSVNNTANWIYKKGEDDNIVLYSKISIYRNLDDIRFFHNMDKEDFKNTENILKSSIEELNLNLSYQKLIDLPSINIRMLIENLTIPSNKNIVHASLFTDEDEDISLLINSNEHLEIQVIARGLELENCFNKAYEIESALDQKVDFAYDKKFGFLTSSPNIIGTAMRAEVCIAVPCLTWKTPDNIDYIIGECNKKGLEVNLQNGLLVLSNNIMIGVTEKFILDTIIEKVKEISEKEKKIRNRIKKLDRVKAEDRIYRSNAILLSARTLKYRELINYSLWLRLGLYYDIIDNINLDTIYYMGFVGKNAHLKQMYEKSNYYRNIEEIRANVIRDILKK; from the coding sequence ATGTCCGTTAATAATACAGCAAATTGGATATACAAAAAAGGTGAAGATGATAATATAGTATTATATTCTAAAATTTCAATTTATAGGAATTTAGATGATATTAGATTCTTTCACAATATGGATAAAGAAGATTTTAAAAATACAGAAAATATTTTAAAATCCAGCATAGAAGAATTAAATCTCAATTTATCATATCAAAAACTTATTGATTTGCCTTCAATTAATATTAGAATGCTTATAGAAAATCTTACTATACCAAGCAATAAGAATATAGTTCATGCATCATTATTTACAGATGAAGATGAGGATATATCTTTATTAATCAATTCAAATGAGCATTTAGAGATACAGGTTATAGCTAGAGGATTAGAATTAGAGAATTGTTTTAATAAGGCATATGAAATAGAAAGTGCTTTAGATCAGAAAGTAGATTTTGCTTATGATAAAAAGTTCGGATTTCTTACCAGCTCTCCAAATATAATTGGTACTGCTATGAGAGCTGAAGTTTGTATTGCGGTGCCTTGTCTTACTTGGAAAACCCCTGATAATATAGATTATATTATTGGAGAATGCAATAAAAAGGGATTGGAAGTTAATTTACAAAACGGATTACTTGTATTAAGTAATAATATTATGATAGGTGTTACTGAGAAATTTATACTTGATACTATTATAGAAAAGGTTAAAGAAATATCTGAAAAAGAAAAGAAAATAAGAAATAGAATAAAAAAACTTGATAGGGTTAAGGCTGAAGATAGAATTTACAGAAGCAATGCTATATTATTATCTGCAAGAACTTTAAAATATAGAGAACTTATCAATTATAGTTTATGGCTTAGATTAGGACTTTATTATGATATAATTGATAATATAAATTTAGATACTATATATTATATGGGATTTGTAGGTAAAAATGCTCATTTAAAACAGATGTACGAAAAAAGCAATTATTATAGAAATATTGAAGAAATAAGGGCTAATGTTATAAGAGACATATTAAAAAAATAG
- a CDS encoding excinuclease ABC subunit B, giving the protein MKCNICGKEKAVLYIQEIIGNERRQINICKECEVNGNIIEKCLELEFNNIDTIFPNYKSLPSKKKKKKTPHSNKICKVCGYSLDDFLKTNVVSCPKCYEYFKSELNKHIKKIHRENRHIGKISSKNLTNKDIESKINKYREEIELLIKIEKYEEAALIRDKLEHLKKDLISKKTKSEKKDVR; this is encoded by the coding sequence TTGAAGTGCAATATCTGTGGCAAAGAAAAAGCTGTATTATATATTCAAGAAATAATAGGTAATGAGCGTAGACAAATTAATATATGCAAAGAATGTGAAGTAAACGGCAATATTATAGAAAAATGTTTGGAATTAGAGTTTAATAATATTGATACTATATTTCCTAATTATAAATCATTACCATCAAAAAAGAAAAAGAAAAAAACTCCTCATTCTAATAAAATATGCAAAGTTTGCGGATATTCTTTAGATGATTTCCTAAAAACAAATGTAGTATCTTGTCCTAAATGCTATGAGTATTTTAAATCTGAACTCAATAAGCATATAAAAAAAATTCATAGAGAAAATAGGCATATAGGAAAAATATCAAGTAAGAATTTAACTAATAAAGATATAGAATCTAAAATTAATAAATATAGAGAAGAAATAGAGCTGCTTATAAAAATAGAAAAATATGAAGAAGCTGCTTTGATAAGAGATAAATTAGAACATTTGAAAAAAGATTTAATATCTAAAAAAACTAAGAGCGAAAAAAAAGATGTCCGTTAA
- a CDS encoding IspD/TarI family cytidylyltransferase: MNNTTLVILIAGSSRRFAGKVKKQFIKVDNKPIFIHTLINMLKFNFNNVVLVSAEEEIKNIKKYIEKEEFIKEKIKKNIHYIKGGSERVYSVYNAMSFLNEHKEDIKTDYVFIHDGVRPLVKKKEIALLYETVLKYDAAILASKVVDTVKKVDENNNIIETIDRTYLYRAATPQGFKFDNYMSAIEKYINDKNADLVTDDAEIYSKYFGNVKISECSSDNIKITNREDLDIFIKLR, encoded by the coding sequence ATGAATAATACAACTTTAGTAATATTAATAGCAGGAAGTTCAAGAAGATTTGCAGGCAAGGTAAAAAAGCAGTTTATAAAGGTTGATAATAAGCCTATATTTATTCATACTCTTATAAATATGCTTAAATTTAATTTTAATAATGTTGTTTTGGTTAGTGCAGAAGAAGAGATAAAGAATATAAAAAAATATATAGAAAAAGAAGAGTTTATTAAAGAAAAAATAAAGAAGAATATTCATTATATAAAAGGCGGCAGTGAAAGAGTATATTCTGTATATAATGCTATGAGTTTTTTAAATGAGCATAAAGAAGATATTAAGACAGATTATGTATTTATTCATGATGGTGTTAGACCTTTAGTAAAGAAAAAAGAGATTGCATTATTATATGAAACAGTTTTAAAATATGATGCTGCTATATTGGCTTCTAAAGTAGTTGATACTGTTAAAAAAGTTGATGAAAATAATAATATAATAGAAACAATAGACAGAACATATCTTTATAGGGCTGCTACTCCTCAAGGTTTTAAATTTGATAATTATATGTCGGCTATTGAAAAGTATATCAATGATAAAAATGCTGATTTAGTTACTGATGATGCTGAAATATACAGTAAATATTTCGGAAATGTAAAAATATCTGAATGTTCCTCTGATAATATCAAGATTACAAATAGAGAAGATTTAGATATTTTTATAAAATTAAGATAA
- a CDS encoding MATE family efflux transporter, whose product MISFFKSQSTEARRDLILHGPITNTLIMLSIPTLIMSIVQSMIPLMDGLFLNNVAGTVIASSVHFAEPIINMMTALSQGLGVAAMAIVGQYNGLGDFKNAKRISTQIVVIGVMFGIAMGPTLYVVSILVSMNLLPNIKENVFTYLSLYSFVMPMTFLAALYNGIKNANGKPEATLIRSIILLLLKVLFNFIYVYLLHLGVVGSVLASFSTYSIVTVWMYYDLFIKKGDDQLSLKEFKFDSTVLKELMIIGVPSMLNTFLTNLGFFLINTEVEKYGASVLNGQGISNNIVNICFNFTAAFGSAVTTMVSMNIGAKYNDKARKSCYTGIIMSVITAVVLIAIIIPLTPHLTILFTREAEDLYVANKSLPIFAFGVLGFGVAMVSQGALIGLGRTRIPLIISLLRIWFLRFIFILLTSKYLSYWSVFWGNLFSNTMAGIIAFVIILRVPWVSVINLKTQNSLVLRTRLFVDSLGAKLFPKNIGKRKDYVQKMRDKLSKIKDPVKLVLFREKELEKIEKMQKREERERQKEERRKLERAEWRMQLEEMKELREKKNQERKEYNENRKKEKEAKKLQMKQEVQSRREARHRLREEKKIESQKRREERMNLRNKNNNDKNN is encoded by the coding sequence ATGATTAGTTTTTTTAAAAGTCAATCTACAGAAGCAAGACGTGATTTAATACTTCATGGTCCTATTACTAATACATTAATAATGTTATCTATTCCTACTCTTATAATGAGTATAGTTCAGTCTATGATACCATTAATGGACGGCCTTTTTCTTAATAATGTTGCAGGTACTGTTATAGCAAGCAGCGTACATTTTGCAGAACCTATAATAAATATGATGACAGCATTATCTCAAGGTTTGGGTGTTGCTGCTATGGCAATAGTTGGTCAGTATAATGGACTAGGTGACTTTAAAAATGCCAAAAGAATATCCACACAAATAGTTGTTATAGGTGTAATGTTTGGAATTGCTATGGGGCCTACACTATATGTTGTGAGCATATTAGTATCAATGAATCTTCTTCCTAATATTAAAGAGAATGTATTTACATATTTATCCTTATACAGCTTTGTTATGCCTATGACATTTTTAGCTGCTTTATATAATGGTATAAAAAATGCTAATGGTAAACCGGAAGCTACTCTTATAAGAAGTATAATATTACTGCTTTTAAAAGTATTATTTAATTTTATATATGTTTATTTACTTCATTTAGGTGTAGTAGGAAGTGTACTAGCTTCATTTTCAACTTATTCTATAGTAACAGTTTGGATGTATTATGATTTATTTATAAAGAAAGGAGATGATCAATTATCTTTAAAAGAGTTTAAATTTGATTCTACTGTATTGAAAGAACTTATGATTATAGGTGTTCCTTCTATGCTTAATACATTTTTAACCAATTTGGGATTTTTCCTTATCAATACAGAAGTTGAAAAATATGGAGCTTCAGTATTAAATGGTCAAGGTATATCCAATAATATAGTTAATATATGTTTCAATTTTACTGCTGCTTTCGGATCTGCTGTTACTACAATGGTTAGTATGAATATAGGTGCTAAGTATAATGATAAAGCCAGAAAGTCTTGTTATACAGGAATTATAATGTCCGTTATTACGGCTGTTGTTCTTATAGCTATTATTATACCTCTTACTCCTCATCTTACTATATTATTTACCAGGGAGGCTGAGGACTTATATGTAGCTAATAAATCACTTCCTATATTTGCTTTTGGTGTATTAGGTTTTGGTGTTGCTATGGTTTCTCAGGGGGCTTTAATTGGTCTTGGAAGAACTAGGATACCTCTTATAATAAGCTTGCTTAGGATATGGTTTTTGAGATTTATATTTATTCTTTTAACAAGCAAGTATTTATCATATTGGTCAGTATTCTGGGGTAATTTATTTTCAAATACTATGGCTGGAATCATAGCATTTGTTATAATATTAAGAGTGCCTTGGGTATCTGTTATTAATTTGAAAACACAGAACAGTCTTGTTTTAAGGACTAGATTGTTTGTAGACTCTTTGGGGGCTAAATTATTTCCTAAAAATATAGGAAAGAGAAAAGATTATGTTCAGAAAATGAGAGATAAATTAAGTAAAATAAAAGATCCTGTTAAGCTTGTTTTATTTAGAGAAAAGGAACTTGAAAAGATAGAAAAAATGCAAAAGAGGGAAGAGAGAGAAAGACAAAAAGAAGAGAGGAGAAAATTAGAAAGAGCAGAATGGAGAATGCAGCTTGAAGAGATGAAAGAATTGAGAGAGAAGAAAAATCAAGAACGTAAAGAGTATAATGAAAATAGGAAAAAAGAAAAAGAGGCTAAAAAATTACAGATGAAGCAGGAAGTTCAATCTAGAAGAGAGGCAAGACATAGATTAAGAGAAGAGAAAAAAATAGAAAGCCAAAAACGCAGAGAAGAAAGAATGAATTTAAGAAATAAAAATAATAATGATAAAAATAATTGA